One Cucurbita pepo subsp. pepo cultivar mu-cu-16 unplaced genomic scaffold, ASM280686v2 Cp4.1_scaffold000361, whole genome shotgun sequence genomic window carries:
- the LOC111785084 gene encoding uncharacterized protein LOC111785084, whose translation MGDNHETQSWLFVKQVVEGRWFSVFTSFPIMIGCGSPYLFGTYSKLLKTKFDYNQTQLNTLGFAKDLGSNLGVFAGLFAEVAPPWMLFLVGISSNFFSYFMIWLSVSSYVPKPHLWLMFVYIYITSNSQNFPNTAVMVTSVGNFPDQRGIILGLLKGFVGLGGAILTQINLAIHGNQNSIDLLLLLSWLPSIVCFLCFLPIRTIKARKHPQELKVFYHLLYVSIAIAVFLLFLTITQRNIAFSQAGYAGGVAVIVVLICLPLLIAIKEELFLFKLGKQTMNPSVVVSIPREQLKEISKNSLPSVSNVCKEPQRGEDFSILQALLSKDMALIFIATVSACGSSVAAIDNLGQIAESLKYPNHSISILVSWISIFNFFGRVFSGFISETLMTKYKLPRPFLFGLTQVFTCIGLLSIAFPYINSVYVASLIIGFGLGAQTPLIFAIISDLFGLKHYSTLLNCGQLAVPLGSYIMNVEVIGRFYDAEATKIGNVKNGKGLTCTGTHCFSESFMILAAVTLFGAMASLVLAYRTRDFYKGDVYKKYRDDMEVKHSNVELYSSDDKNNEHKMKTHDQSK comes from the coding sequence ATGGGCGACAACCATGAAACACAAAGTTGGCTATTTGTGAAACAAGTTGTCGAAGGACGATGGTTTTCAGTGTTCACCTCTTTTCCGATCATGATCGGTTGCGGTTCACCTTACTTGTTCGGAACATACTCCAAActcttaaaaacaaaatttgactacAATCAAACTCAACTTAATACCTTGGGATTTGCTAAAGATCTCGGCTCCAACCTCGGAGTTTTTGCCGGGCTTTTCGCCGAGGTGGCTCCTCCGTGGATGCTTTTCCTTGTGGGGATATCCTCCAATTTCTTCAGCTACTTTATGATTTGGCTCTCCGTTTCTAGCTACGTCCCAAAACCCCATTTATGGCTAATGTTTGTTTACATCTATATTACTTCTAATTCACAGAACTTCCCCAACACCGCCGTTATGGTCACTAGCGTTGGAAATTTTCCTGATCAACGCGGTATCATTTTGGGCCTTCTCAAGGGTTTCGTTGGCCTCGGTGGTGCCATCCTAACTCAGATTAATTTAGCAATCCACGGCAACCAAAATTCTATCGatcttctcctccttctttcATGGCTACCCTCCATTGTATGTTTCTTGTGTTTTCTTCCAATTCGGACAATCAAAGCTCGAAAGCATCCACAGGAGCTCAAAGTGTTCTACCACTTGCTTTACGTGTCCATAGCGATTGCGGTGTTCCTCTTGTTTCTCACCATAACCCAGAGAAACATTGCTTTCTCTCAGGCTGGTTATGCCGGTGGCGTCGCGGTCATCGTCGTCTTAATCTGTCTGCCCCTTCTGATAGCTATTAAAGAAGaactttttctcttcaaactcgGTAAACAAACCATGAATCCTTCTGTTGTTGTTTCGATTCCCCGTGAACAACTtaaggaaatttcaaaaaattctttGCCGAGTGTCTCAAATGTATGTAAGGAGCCGCAAAGAGGAGAAGATTTCAGCATCTTGCAAGCTCTTCTAAGCAAAGATATGGCTCTTATTTTCATAGCAACGGTTTCTGCATGTGGGTCGTCCGTTGCAGCCATTGACAATCTTGGGCAGATCGCCGAGTCACTTAAATATCCAAATCATTCCATAAGTATTTTGGTTTCATGGATTTCcatattcaatttctttggTCGAGTCTTCTCCGGTTTCATCTCTGAAACCCTTATGACCAAATACAAATTACCCCGCCCTTTCCTGTTCGGTCTTACCCAAGTTTTCACCTGCATCGGCTTGCTCTCCATCGCATTCCCTTATATAAATTCAGTCTATGTAGCTTCGTTGATCATTGGGTTTGGCCTTGGAGCCCAAACTCCATTGATATTCGCCATAATCTCTGATCTCTTCGGCCTCAAACATTACTCGACACTGCTCAACTGTGGGCAACTGGCTGTCCCACTTGGATCTTATATAATGAATGTGGAAGTAATAGGGAGGTTTTACGATGCAGAAGCCACTAAAATTGGAAATGTGAAGAACGGGAAGGGCCTAACTTGCACTGGAACTCATTGCTTTAGTGAATCGTTCATGATTTTGGCTGCAGTGACCTTGTTTGGAGCGATGGCTTCATTGGTGCTAGCTTATAGAACTCGAGACTTCTACAAAGGAGATGTATATAAGAAATACAGAGATGACATGGAGGTTAAGCATTCGAACGTGGAATTATATTCTTCCGATGATAAGAACAATGAACACAAAATGAAAACTCATGATCAAAGTAAATAA